The following proteins are encoded in a genomic region of [Eubacterium] hominis:
- a CDS encoding excisionase, whose product MNNTDVPIWEKYTLTIEEASKYFRIGEKKLRKLAEENLDAGWVIVNGNRIQIKRKQFEKIIDTLDEI is encoded by the coding sequence ATGAACAATACTGATGTGCCTATCTGGGAAAAATATACGCTGACAATAGAGGAAGCGTCAAAATACTTCCGCATTGGCGAAAAGAAATTACGTAAATTAGCCGAAGAAAATCTTGACGCTGGCTGGGTTATCGTGAACGGTAATCGTATTCAGATTAAGCGAAAACAATTTGAAAAAATCATAGATACATTGGACGAAATCTAA